Within the Glycine soja cultivar W05 chromosome 3, ASM419377v2, whole genome shotgun sequence genome, the region ATCAATGAAGGATACAAAGTACTTGTTACCTCCAAGAGACTAGATCTTAAAAGGTCCACATACACTTTAATATATCACTTCTAACTCGTCTCTTGATCCGAGAGGGGTTTGGATTTGAATGCATTTCTGGTCTACTTGGTCACACAACAGTCTTCACGTATCTATTTGGTTCCATTATTTATGGAAGACCATGTACCATTTTCTTACTTTGTAGTAGgttcaaactttttaaatttaggtGTCCAAACTAGTAATGCCCACACCCAATGCACTTCATTCAAGGTGGCATCAAAGCATTCTTTCTCAAGTACTTTAATTCCAATCTTGAAAGTCATGTTCTTTGACAAAGGAACTTTAAAGATTAACTTTCTAGTAATATTATACACCTTCATTGAGTTTTAGTGTAGACTCATAGAATATCCCTTTTTCTGCCAATTGCCTAAAACTCAACAAATTGTTCTTCAATTTTGGAACATAAAGAACATTTGTAATGAAAGCCTTCACTCCATTCTTCCTTTTAACCATCACCTTATCAACTGCTTCAGTAGTAACTACTATATTGTCACCAAACTTCACCTTGCTTTTCACTTTTTCATTGAGAACAATGAACCACTCATTTCTTCCTGATATGTGATTTGAACAGCTTGTGTCCAGATACCAATGATTAGAATAATCACCTTCAAATTTTGTTGTTACCATCAGTAAGTCAGGCCCCATCTTCTTTATCTTGCTCTTGTTTGCTTCTATAGTCATCAATAAAATGTCCCTACTTCTAACAATTATAACACTAAATTCCCTTCTTGTTAAATTTCTTCTTGCAATACTTATCATGACCTCCATTCTTGTTGTTTTTACTTTGATTGTTATTCTTATCTATTGCACTCCTTTGTCCTACACCAGTGTTCTGCCACTTGTTGCTCTTCCATTTTCCTTTTGAACTACCCGAAACACACTAGAAAAGGGGGGCTTCAACAGTGTGATGGATAAAAACTTTGTCTTTCAAAGACTTTGAaagattttctaaaaaaaaatatgagtggATGATGGGTTTTGTCCAAGGGTCGTGAAAAGACATAATGATGAGTGATGGTGATGGTTAAGTGTTTAgggtgaagagagagaaagtgattATGGGGGGAAGTTGAAAAGATATGGGTTTTTTCAAACTGGATTCGACCCACTTCAAGTGACTCAGGGCAAGTACACTCAAAACACTATGTTTTatttgtagacaaaggatcaagatgaatgttttgatgatgccaaagggttacatgtttctcaaagctttattcaagacaaagaaatcaaagatattcaagatggatgatcaagacagcctctagagtcttaggaagaGTATATTTAATAGGAAgagaattccaattgaagtagcaaaagctTTGGCcaataaatttaagttaaaaaggctttttcaagaaatttactctttggtaatcgattaccagaggatgtaatcgattaccagtggccaaaactgatttacaacagctattaaaatttgaattcaaaatttgcactgtgtaatcgattacacatatatggtaatcgattaccagcagttattaaacgttttaattcatattttaaagcttgtaatcgattacacaaatactgtaatcgattaccagaggagtttttcagaaaacattctcaacagtcacatctttttctttggttcttgaatggctatcaaaggcttatatatatgtgacttgagacacgaatttgctaagagttttttagaacaaaaaggtcttatcctcttaaaaagcaaaattgttttatcctcttaaaaattccttggccaaaacacttgtgattcaataaggaattatttgagtgctcaaattgttcaatctatctctttcaagagagatttcttcttctcttcttctttattctgaaaagggattaagagaccaagggtctcttgttgtgaaagaattctaaacacaaaggaaggattgtccttgtatgtttagaacttgtaaaaggaatttacaagatagtggaactctcaagcgggttgcttggggactggacgtaggcacaagggtgtggccgaaccagtataaatctgagtttgcactttctcttcccttaaactcctttatttattattgttttatattcatattcaaattgttctatttgaatcaatatttaagaaattcattattaagggaatttataacttgaatagaaagttaaatagaatttttaattggggaaataatttgtaatatcttaattcaacccccccccccccttcttatgatatctgaggccacttgtccaacaagtggaatcagagcttcattcatgtataaagtttagaagcttcaagaattatggtCTCATCAAACTGCTTGTTtcccgagggaaattctataaatagacctctcatctttaatggagtgggttaccactactggaaaacccacATGCAAATCTTTGtagaggcaatagatttaaatatttgggaagccatagaacaaggaccttatgttccctctatagtggccggaagtgcaacaatagaaaaacctagagcagattggactgaggaagaaagaagattagtacaatataatttaaaggccaaaaatattattacatttgccctaggaatagatgaatattttagggtttcaaattgtaaaagtgctaaggatatgtgggatacactacaagtaacacatgaaggcacaacagatgttaaaagatctaggataaacactttaactcatgaatatgaactgtttaggatgaatgtaaatgaaagtatacaaggcatgcaaaagaggttcacacacatagttaatcaccTTGCATCTCAAGGAAAAacctttcaaaatgaagatctagtaaataaagttttaagatgtctTAATAGAGAATGGCGACCAAAGGTAATAGCCATCACAGAATCTCAAGATTTGtctagtatgtctcttgctacattatttggaaaattgcaggagcatgaaatggaattattgagattaaatcaacatgaagaaacggataagaagaagaagagaatcgctcttaaagcctcatctgctatccaagaagacagtgataaagaagattcaattgacttggataatgatgaagatattagtccttttgtaaaaagattcaacaagttcctgagagtcagaggaaatcaaaagcgacccaattttaaatctaaaagaaggacaaaaacttcatcatctactctaaaatgctttgagtgcaatcaacctggacatttgagggttgattgtcctatcttcaagaaaaagatggagaagtctgaaaagaaaaatattaatgaaaagaaattgaagaaagcatacattacatgggatgaaaacgatatggaatcttctgaagatttagaaaatgaagaaataaacctctgccttatggctaaaagttatgaaagtgatgaagaggtaacatcttcaaacaacttatctatttctttgatgaattgcaagatgcatttgctgatctgcataaagagtcaattaaacttgcaaagttagtttcatcttcgaagaaaacaatttcaaatttagaaaatgaaatttcaaaattaaacaaagaattagatcatcttagaaatgaagtctcaatttctaaaccaaatgaaaaagttcatatctctactatttctgacaagaaaatgtcagattcttgtagttgttgtgaaaagtctgaaaaagaaattaaagagttgaaaaactcacttgcaaaattttcttatagtaaaaataatttagatgtcatattaggaaaacaaagacatgcctccaataaggctggactaggatataaatccaaaaaacaacaaaaatttcataaaaacttctttacttccacacaaaaatataattctagttctatcacatgtttttactgtggaagaaaagggcatggcacatctacatgctattttagaagaaattgtaacaatattaaaatgatttgggtcccaaaaggatctgttattcatactaacacacaaggacccaataaagtttggtacctaagttacaaccttgattttgtaggaacccttgaggaaaaagtggtacatagatagcggatgctcaaaacatatgatggGAGACGAATCAAAATTCatacatatctctcccaagaaaagcggacatgtaacttatggtgacaacaacaaaggtagaattcttggagttggaaaaataggtacaaattcttcaacctccattgaaaatgttctacttgttgaaggacttaaacatagtctgcttagtgtgagtcaattatgtgacaaaggctatctggtatcatttgattctcaaaactgtgtcattgaacataaacatgatacgaatataaagcatatagggtttagagtcaacaatgtttacatgatagacttaagtcaaaaactagataataatcaatgttttctttgtaaagatgatgatccatggttgtggcataaacggattgcacatataaacatggaacacttaaatagattaatatcaaaagatttagttgttggtttgccaaaactaagatttgaaaaagataggttatgtgatgcatgtcaaaagggaaaacaaactagagtttctttcaaatctaaaaacattgtttcaactactcaacccttacaattactacatatggatttgtttggtccttccagaatcatgagttttggaggaagttactatgctcttgttatagttgatgattattctagatacacatggactctttttatcacttataagaatgatgcatttcaagcatttagaaaacttgcaaaaatcattcaaaataagaaaaatctcaagattatatctattaggagtgatcatgggggtgagtttgaaaataaagaatttgaattattttgtgataagcatgggattgagcataacttttctacaccaagaacccctcaacaaaatggtgttgttgaaaggaaaaatagatctttggaagagattggtagaactttattaaatgatactcctcttccaaaacACTTTTGGGATGAAGCCGTTAACACTGCATGCTACATTTTAAATaaggctttaataagacccattttaaagaaaactccatatgaattgttcaatggcagaaaaccaaacatctcacatcttcatatctttggttgtaaatgttttgtattgaaaaatggaaaagataacttaggaaaatttgatgctaagtcagatgaaggtattttccttggatattctctgcatagtaaagcttatagaatatataataaaagaacaatgacaattgaagagtctatacatgtttcctttgatgagtctaatgccattcctccaaggaaggattttttagatgatatttcagattccttagaagatacacatactcatggaaatgactctaaagaaaaagatgaaggaagcaatGAGGATTCTCAATATAATGGAGTTAGAGgaaataatgaacttccaagagaatggaaagcctcaagagatcatcccctcgacaacattattggtgatatatcaaaaggggtaacaactagacattctcttaaagatttatgcaataatatggcttttgtatctatgatttaacctaaaaatataaaagaagcaatagtagatgataactggatcattgccatgcaagaagaactgaatcaatttgaaagaaacaatgtgtggaaactagttgaaaaacctgaaaattatcctgtcataggaacaaaatgggtttttagaaataaattagatgaacatggcataattattagaaataaggctaggttattagcaaaagggtataatcaagaagagggaatagactatgaagaaacatatgctccagttgcaagattagaagccattagaatgctcttagaatatgcatccataatgaattttaagctctatcaaatggatgttaaaagtgcttttctaaatggtttaattcaagaagaagtatatgttgaacaacccccaagTTTTGAAATCCCgaataaaccaaatcatgtttataaattgcaaaaggctctttatggtttgaaacaagcccctagggcgtggtatgaacgtttaagtaattttctcctagaaaaagaattttctagaggaaaagtggataccacattgttcataaagagaaagcataatgatattttgttggttcaaatatattttgatgatataatttttggatctactaatgattcattgtgcaaggagttttcccttgatatgcaaagtgaatttgaaatgtcaatgatgggagaactaaagtacttcctgggattacaaatcaagcaaactcaagaaggtatattcatcaatcaatccaagtactgcaaggaattgatcaaaatatttgggatggaaagtgcaaaacacatggctacaccgatgagcactagctgttacttagataaagatgaatctggtcaatctatagacatgaaacagtatcgaggtatgatcggatctcttatctatttatctgctagtagacttgatattatgtttagtgtatgcatgtgtgctaggtttcaatccaaccccaaacaatcacatttgagtgtagttaagagaatcatgagatatctattaggtacaataaatttaggattatggtatcctaagaaatcaacatgtaacttaataggatattctgattctgactttgccggatctaaaactgatagaaaaagcacaagtggaacttgtcaattcattggatccgctcttgtcccatggcatagtaagaaacaaaacagtgttgctttatccactgctgaagcggaatatatctttgtcggcagttgttgtgcacagattttatggatgaagcaacaattatctgactatggtatccttcttgatcgcatacctattaggtgtgataatactagtgccataaatctatccaaaaatcttgttcaacactctagaaccaaacatatagaaattaggcaccattttcttagagatcatgtcctaaagggagattgtgtattagagtttgttgatacaaagaatcagcttgctgatatctttacaaaacctctcccaaaagatatattcttttcaataagaagagaattaggccttttagaccttagtgatttggataggtaatgtttatgattgattgattgtgttttgattaaGTATGACGCTTGTTTAtgactaatttattttacttttcttgttGGTATAAGTAACTATTAAGATAGTATAAGTTTTTAGACTTAGAAATAAGTTTTCTGTTAGGAAAAGGCTATTGttttgttctggtaatcgattacatgaatactgtaatcgattacactagaacagatggcctgtaatcgattacagtattcatgtaatcgattaccagtaggctgcctccacctgtaatcgattacaatacgtCTTGCTCTATAAATATCACGTTTTCCAGAAACCCCTGCGCAGCCTCTTGACCCTTTCGACGTtcctccattcccaaacctcCAAACCTTCCTATCTTactcatttcttcatcaaatcgaCTCCCGTAACttgcaatcttcttctttttcatttttcttttgatttcaccgATTGAAATCTGCAAAAACTCCTTCAAATGGAAGAATCGTCAAAGAAACGTAAGGGTTCATCCACCTCCACttcggcttcaagagctcatcgttcCGGAGCCAACAGCGCATCCACAGCACCAATTCCACCCTCCATATCTTCG harbors:
- the LOC114405064 gene encoding uncharacterized protein LOC114405064 yields the protein MGPDLLMVTTKFEGDYSNHWYLDTSCSNHISGRNEWFIVLNEKVKSKVKFGDNIVVTTEAVDKVMVKRKNGVKAFITNVLYVPKLKNNLLSFRQLAEKGIFYESTLKLNEVRKKLNDRSDSMIFIGYYPIGSYKLYDPKGKMIVIIRDVILDESKWWNWDEGNPKASMKM